DNA from Aureimonas sp. AU20:
GGCGGCGACGCGCTCAAGCTGCGCGAGCGCGCCTATGAGAGCATCATCGAGAAGCTGATCGCGCGTGACTTCACGCCCGGCGAGTTCGTCTCACAGCGCCAGCTCGTCGCCCGCACCGGCCTGCCGCTCGGCGCCATCCGCGAGATCATCCCGCGTCTGGAGTCGGAGGGACTGCTCACCACCGTGCCCCAGCGCGGCATCCAGATCGCCCATGTGGACCTGAACCTCATCCGCGAGGCCTTTCAGTTCCGCCTGTTTCTGGAAAAGGAAGCGGTCGCGGTCTTCACCACCTCGGCCAGCGACGAGACGCTGGCCGCGATCCGGGCCGAACACGAAGCCATGCTGGGCCGAGCGCTGGCGCGCCGGCTCACGGTGGAGGAAGAGGCCGAGGCGCAGGCGATCGACTGGCGGCTGCACGACACGTTCATCGACGCGCTCGGCAATTCCATCATCGCCATGGCCTACCGCGTGAACTCGGTGAAGCTCCGGCTGATCCATCACGAGCGCTACCGCATCGACGGGCGCGTCGTGCCCGTCATGCGCGAGCATCTCGACGTGCTCGCCGCCATCGAAAGCCGAAATCCGGCGCGCGCGGCCGAGGCCATCGCCGCCCATGTCAACAATGCCAGACGATTGGCGCTCACCGTTTAGACGAGAACGAGCGCGCCGGGACGGACGTTGGAGGACGCCGCCCGGATCAACGAAAAAGGGAGGAAGAACCATGACCCATCGCACCATCGCTCTGTCGCGCCGCCAGTTCCTGGCCGGAACCGCCGCCACAGGTGCCTTCGCGCTGGCCGGCCTGCGGCCGAGCTTCGCTGCCGGCGTCGACTGGAAGAAACATGCCGGCACGGTGCTGGAGGTCAATCTCACCAAGAACCCGCGCGGCGAGCTCCTGCGCAAGCATCAGGCCGAGTTCGAGGCGCTGACGGGGATCAAGGTGAACGCCGAGGCGACGCCCGAGCAGCAGCAGCGCCAGAAGGCGGTGATCGAGCTGACCTCGGGCAAGCCCAGCTTCGACGTCATCCATATCAGCTTCCACGCCCAGAAGCGGCAATACGAGAAGGCCGGCTGGCTCGCCGATCTCTCGCCCTTCCTGGCGGACGCCTCGCTCACCGACGCTTCACTCACCGAATCGGATTTCGCGCCCGCAGGCCTGTCCTACGCCAAGGACACGAACGGCAAGATCCGCGCCCTGCCCTTCTCCGTGGACTATTGGATCGTCTACTGGAACAAGGAACTCTTCGCCGCCAAGAACATCGCCTTCCCCGAGACGTTCGACGCGCTGCTGGCGGCGGCCAAGGCGCTCACCGACAAGTCGGCTGGCACGTCCGGCTTCGTGGCGCGCGGCATGAAGAACGCCAACACGCCGGTCTGGACCTCGCTGATGCTGGGCTTCGGCCAGCAGGCCATCGGCCCGAACGGCGAGATTCTGGCCGACGACGAAAAGGGCGTTGAGGCCGCCAAGCTCTACCAGGCCCTGATGACCGAATGCGCCCCGCGCGGCGTCACCGGCTTCAACTGGGCCGAATGCCAGTCCGCCTTCCTGCAGGGCAAGGTCGGCATGTGGTTCGACGGCTGCGGCTTCGCCGCGCCGCTGGAGAACCCCGAGCTTTCGCGCGTCGTCGGCAAGGTCGGCTACAGCGTCGTGCCCGCCGGCCCGGCCGGCCGCGCCGCCCCGACGCTGGGCGACGGCATCGCCGTGACGGAAGCCTCCGCCAAGAAGGAAGCGGCCTATCTCTACTGCCAGTGGGCCGTGTCGAAGGAGATGGGCGCGCGGCTGTTCCAGGCCGGCGCCGGCGTGCCTTTCCGCACCTCGGTGGTCGAGGATGCGGAGGTGCGCAAGGGCGTCACCATGCCGGCCGAGTGGGCCGATGCGGTGGCTGGCTCGGCCAAGGTCAGCCAGATCGCCCTGCCCGTGGTCATCCCGATCACCGAGTTCCGTGACGTCTACGGCGTGGCGCTCACCAATCTCCTGGGCGGCGCCGATCCGGCGGCCGAGCTGAAGAAGGCCTCCGAGCAGTTCAAGCCGATCCTGGAGCGGAGCGAGGCCTGATGAGCGCACTGGTCTCCGAGGCCGGCGACAGCGGGGCGGCACCGGCCGCCTCGCGCAAGCGCGCGCGCCTGCGCCCGCACTACTGGCCCTTCGTCATCCCCGCGCTCGCCGTCACCGTGGCGGTGATCGTCTTTCCTTGGGTCTTCACGCTCTGGATGAGCGCCCATGCCTGGCGGCTCGGCGGCGAGACCAGCTTCGTCGGCTGGGAGAACTACGCAAGGCTCGCGACCGATGCCCGCTTCTGGGAATCGATGGGCCACACGCTGTTCTACACCCTGCTCTCGGTGGTCGCGCCGCTCGTGCTCGGCACGCTGGCGGCCGTCCTGTTCGATTCCAAGATGCCGCTGCGCGGCGTGCTGCGCGCCATCTTCGTCATGCCGATGATGGCGACGCCCGTCGCCATCGCCCTGGTCTGGACCATGATGTTCAACCCCTCGCTCGGCGTCCTCAACTATCTCCTGTCAGTGGTCGGCCTGCCCGAGCAGTCCTGGATCTACGACCAGGCGACCGTTATCCCCTCGCTGGTGCTTGTGGAAACCTGGCAATGGACGCCGCTCGTCATGCTGATCGTGCTGGGCGGCCTCGCCTCGCTGCCGCGCGAGCCCTACGAGGGCGCCGAAATCGACGGGGCGAGCGGCTGGCAGAAATTCCGCTACATCACCCTGCCCCTGATCGCGCCCTTCATGATGGTGGCCGTCATCATCCGCTCCATCGACGCACTGAAGAGCTTCGACATCATCTACGCGATGACGCAGGGCGGCCCGGGCACGGCCTCGGAGACGATCAACATCTATCTCTACAACGTCGCCTTCTCCTATTACGACATCGGCTATGGCTCGGCGATCGCCGTGATCTTCTTCGTCATCATCGTCGCCATGTCGCTCGTCATGCTGCACCTGAAGCAGCGGGCGAAGTGGAACGATTGAGGTTCGCCATGAAGCTCCGCCGTCTCTTCAACCGTCTCGCGCTGCTCTTCTGCGGCCTCGTCATCGTCTCGCCGGCCGTGTTCTTCTTCGTCTGGATGCTGTCGCTCTCCTTGAAGTTCGAGATCGACAACGGTGCCTATCCGCCCATCCTGATCCCGGAGCGCCTCGCTTGGGGCAACTACACCCGCATCTTCGCCGAGAACGACTTCCTCCTTTATTTCTGGAACTCGGTTCTGGTGACGGGCACGGCGACGCTGCTCGCCCTTCTCGTCGGCGTTCCCGCCGGCTACGGCATCGCCCGGCTGCGCGCCAACAAGGCCGCGATCGTCATCATGATCGCGCGCATGACGCCGGGCCTCTCCTTCCTCATTCCGCTCTTCCTCCTGTTCCAGAATGTCGGCCTGCTCGGCACGCTTTGGCCGCAGATCATCATCCATCTCGTGGTCACCGTGCCGATCGTCATCTGGGTGATGATCGGCTATTTCGAGACGACGCCGATGGAGCTGGAGGAGGCCGCGCGCATCGACGGCGCCACGAGCTGGCAGGTCTTCGCCCGCGTCGCCCTGCCGATCGCCCGGCCCGGCATCGTCGTATCGCTGATTCTCGCCGTCATCTTCTCCTGGAACAATTTCGTCTTCGGCATCGTGCTCGCCAGCCGCGAAACGCGCACCCTGCCGGTCGCCGTCTACAACATGCTCTCCTTCGAGCAGGTGAGCTGGGGGCCGCTCGCCGCCGCCGCCCTGGTCGTCACCCTGCCCGTCCTCGTGCTCACTCTCGTTGCCCAGCGCCAGATCGTCGCCGGCCTGACGGCGGGCGCGGTGAAATAGCGCTGAAGAAAGGACCCACCCATGGCCTCCGTCACCATTCGGAACGTGAAGAAGAGCTTCGGCAGCGTCGCCACCATCCACGGCGTGTCGATCGACATCGCGGATGGCGAGTTCGTCGTTCTGGTCGGCCCGTCCGGCTGCGGCAAGTCCACCCTGCTGCGCATGCTGGCAGGCCTGGAGGAGATCTCCGGCGGCGAGATCCTGATCGGCAGCCGCGTCGTCAACGACCTGCCCGCCAAGGAACGGGACATCGCCATGGTGTTCCAGAACTACGCGCTCTATCCCCACATGTCGGTGGCCGAGAACATGGGCTTCGCCCTGAAGCTCAAGAACGTCGCCAAGGCCGAGATCGAGAAGCGCGTGCGCCCGGCGGCCGACATCCTCGGCCTGTCGACCCTCCTCGACCGCTTCCCGCGCCAGCTTTCGGGCGGCCAGCGCCAGCGCGTCGCCATGGGCCGCGCCATCGTGCGCGATCCGCAGGTTTTCCTGTTCGACGAGCCGCTGTCCAACCTCGACGCCAAGCTGCGCGTGTCCATGCGCGCCGAGATCAAGAACCTGCACGGCCGGCTCGGCACCACCACGGTCTATGTCACGCACGACCAGATCGAGGCCATGACCATGGCCGACAAGATCGTCGTGATGCGAGACGGACGGGTGGAGCAGGTCGGCGCGCCGCTCGATCTCTACGACCGCCCGGCCAACACCTTCGTCGCCGGCTTCATCGGCTCGCCCGCCATGAACTTCGTGCAAGGCCGCGTCGAAGCGGACGGTTTCGTCACCGGCGACGGCCACCGCCTCCCCCTACCCACGAGCCTCGGTCCCGTGCGCCCGGGCGAGGCGACCTACGGCGTGCGCCCCGAACATATCCGGATCGGCGAAGGCGGCGTTCCCATCCGCATCGACGTGGTGGAGCCGACCGGCTCCGAGGTCATGGTGGCGGGCCGGCTCGGCGACCAACCCATCTCCTGCCTCTTCCGCGAGCGCCTCTCCTTGCGCCCCGGCGAAACCGTCCCCATCCACATCGAGCCCCGCTCCAGCCATCTCTTCGACCAAGCCGACGGACGGCGCATCGGCGCGGACGCGGCGGCGCGGCACTGAGGCGCTTCGACCGCTCGGCGGAGTGGATGTCGTCGGGCGGCGATATTGCACTGTGCAGGGACATCGCAACGTAGCTGCCTTTCCGCCGATCGCGCTCGCCTCGGACGCTGTTTGACGCGATCCAGGCAGGATGGCTGGGCGGGCGGAGCCCAGTCCTCCTGCCGCCGAGCGCACCGCAGTTGGGTTAAAGTTGCTCCTCCTGCGAGAAAGTTTTGCCAGGGTGCCAGGGTGCCAGGGTGCCAGGGTGCCAGGGTGCCAGGGTGCCAGGGTGCCAGGAGCAGGCCCAACGCCGGCCAATCGACAAGCCCTCTTCGTTGTATGTTGATGGGTGCGCCAACTCGGCCACCCATTCGTCCATCGTCAGCCGGCAGGCGTCGCCTCTTCTTCACCTCCAAGGCTTCACTCCAGCCTCGAACCAGCCTCGGACACCGCATTTCCCCATGGCTCCGCCGAAGATCGCAGATTTGCGACAAGCGCCCAAATTGGCCCTTGTCACGCCGCCGAGAGTTGGTTAAGCACCCTCCCAGCGCCACCGGCGCCGACCACACCAAGCGCATGCGCTAGCGGCTCCTCGGAGCCGACCTCAAACGGAGAGGTGGCAGAGTGGTTGAATGCACCGCACTCGAAATGCGGCATGCCTGCAAGGGCATCGGGGGTTCAAATCCCTCCCTCTCCGCCATTTGACCGAGTAGATAGGTGTAATTGAGAAGAAATCCGTTCGATTGGTTTCGCTCGAACCCTTTTCGATTTCCGTCGCTATGCGGCGGACCGTATTCTCATCCATTCGCCAGAGACAGACAGAGCGGAAGGCTTGGGCTGAAAAATGAGTTGTTATGAGACTCATCTATCAAGCGGCTGAGAGGAATGGGGATTCGGGCCTGTGATGTCTATTTTCCCAAGATGAATACTACGCCCTCGTTCGATTAGCTCCTGCTCCGTTCTTGGGAAACGGTCGGCGGGATCGGCAAAACCTCTGGCCCGTCAGGAAACACCCAAAGCGTGCGGCGCACGCATGCCGATCGAGCGACCAAAAGCGCGGTCGGAACCGAACCGTTGATGGCGTCCCTCGCTCGCGCGATAGCCGTTACTGAATCTCGCCTCTTCTGAAATGAGCAGAGTTCGAGGCAAAAAGGATACACTTGATTTGTCAAAACCGAACCTTGCGTAAGCCGAACGGGTTCGCTCGAATTTCGTCTTTCCATTAGGCGGCTTGCTGATACACGCGCTTGCGCGACGATCTCTCGATGGCAGAGCATTTCGGGCGCCTGTCTCATGCCACCGAGGTTCGATGATGCTTCCCGTATCTGGCCAGGCGCCATCCGAGTTGCAGCCCCCGCCTGTGGAGCGGGCCATGGAGCTCGATGGATTGCGGGGTTGGGCTGCCTTATCGGTCACCGTTTATCACGGTTTCTACATGGCGTTCGCAGATGCGATCCCGGGCCTGAAGAACATCGTTACGGCATCCTTGTTCAACGGCGCGCTCGCCGTCATGATCTTTTTCGTCCTGTCAGGAGACGCACTCACGATTTCGGTTTGGCGCAGCCGCAGCTATCTCGCCATCCAGCGGTCCGCGGTGAAACGCTATCCTCGGCTGACGCTTCCCATTTTGGCGACGACGGCTCTGACCATGATGGTCGTCAACGCGGGGTGGAACAACGTCACGGCCGCGTCCGACATCATGAACACCCGCTTTCTCCGCCCGGCCCCTAGCGAGGCAATCTCGCTGGGCGACTGGTTGTCCTACGCGTTGGCGACCGTCTATGTCCGCCCGTCGAGCGGCGAGTTCGCGACGTTCCTTTGGACGATGAAGTCGGAAATGATGGGATCGTTTCTGCTCTTCGCCTTACTATCGGCGACGCTCAAGCTTCGGTTCACGAAAACGGCCCTCGCATTGGCCTTTCTGGGTTTGTTTGTGGTCAACGCGTTGGTCTGCTGCTTCTTCGCCGGAGCGCTGATCGGCCACGTCCGACACGAAGGGGGTTGGGCAAGGCTCGGTCGGACCTTCAGCTTCGATCTCGGCCTGCCGCTTCTGGCGGCGGCCATCTTTGCTGGCGGCACTCTTGCGTTGACCGATCCGTCCAACAGGCAATCGATGATCCTGCTCGCGATCGCCGTCGTCGTGGGCGTCAATCTATCGGGCGCCGCAAAGTCGTTCCTGTCAAACCGACTTTCCCAGTTTCTGGGCCGGATCTCGTTCCTGATGTATCTCACGCATTACAGCGTGATAGTCTCGCTCACCTGTGGTCTTGCCGTTCTGGCCGCGAAGACTGGTTTGGATACGCCGCTCGCCTTCGCGATCATCGGCACCGTGTCCGTTGGGGTCTCCGTTCTTCTAGCTTGGGCGATCATGCCCATCGAGACTCTGACGATCTCGGTTTGCGACCGACTATGGGCCGCCGTGAAGCCCCGCCTTTCGGCCTCGACGGCAGTTCCCTTCTCCCCCTGAAAGGGATGACGGGACAACGAACAGCAAGGCGGCTTCCACCCCGCGCCACCTCTCATCCCAGCGCGGCAAGCGCTCTCGCCCCTGATGGGAGCGAGAGCCGCGGGTCGATGCTTTACTCAGGCGCTCATTCGGTCGAAGACATCGTCGTTCGGCGCGGGGAGATCGAGCACGATGCCGCTTTTCGAGCTGGACGACGGGGCCTTGGCCCGTGCGGCGGGCCGTTTGGGAGCGGGCGCGCTGGCGGGCTCGGGCATGGCGCGCCCGGCGTCGGGCGCGATCTTGAAGAACCGCGCGGCTTCCTGCAGGCGCTGCGCCTCGGCCGAAAGCTGGCCGGCCGTCGCCGACATCTCGTTGGCCGCGCCGGCATTGGCCTGCGTGACCTGATCGAGCTGCTGGATCGCCTGGTTGATCTGATCGACACCGATCGACTGCTCGCGGCAGGCGGCCGAGATTTCAGACACGAGGTCCGAGGTCTTCTGGATGTCCGGCACCAGCGCGTCCAGCATCTGGCCCGCCTCTTCCGAGGTCAGGAGCGACTGCGTCGACAGGACGCCGATCTCGGCGGCTGCCGCCTGGGACCGCTCGGCCAGCTTGCGAACTTCCGAGGCGACCACGGCGAAGCCCTTGCCGTGCTGCCCGGCGCGGGCGGCTTCGATCGCCGCGTTGAGGGCGAGAAGGTCGGTCTGACGGGCGATTTCCTGCACGACGGAGATCTTCTCCGCGATCGTGCGCATGGCGGCGACGGAGGCATTGACGGCCTCGCCCGTCTTCTGCGCGCTCACGGAGGCCTGAACGGCGATCCGCTCGGTGGTGGAGGCGTTCTCGGCGTTCTGCCGGATGTTGGCGCTCATCTCCTCGATGGCGGCGGAGGCCTCTTCCGAGGCGGCGGCCTGCTCCGAGGAACCGGACGAAAGCTGTTCGGCCGTCGTCGCCGAATGCATCGAACCGGTCGCCACATGCCCGGCCGAACCCGTCATGTCGGAGGCGATCCGCGACAGGTTCTGGCTCATGCGGTTCATCGCGCTCAAGAGATCGCTGATCTCGTCGGAGCCCTTCACGTCGATGCGCTGGGACAGGTCTCCCGATCCGATCTTGTCGGCGACCTTGGTCGCGAAGCCCAATCGGCGCGCGATCGAGAACGACATCCAGGCCGCCGCCGCCCCGCCGAGCACGATGGCGCCGGCGATCAGGGCGAGCAGGCTGAGGCGCGTGACGGAATAATCCGCATTGGCGTCCTTCAGGAACGTCTGCGCGGTCTCGGTCGCGGCGTCGGAAAGCTCGTTGAGCCGCTGCGCGGCGGCGATGGCCAGCGGGCTCTGCTTGGTGTCGGACAGTTCCTTGGCCCGGGTCAGCCAATTCTTGACGCCGTAGTCCGTCGCCTCCCGAAGAGGCTGGAACAAGGTCGTCCAGGCGCCCTGCAAGGCCTGCATGTCCGCTGCCGGAACGATGCCGGAGGCGGAGAGCGAGGAGAGAGAGCCGCGGATTTCGGCATCCAAGACGTTCAGCCGCTCGCTCGCCTTGCCGATGGCCGCGTCGTCGGACAAGGAAAGCGACCGGGCCATTTGGAGCTGCGCTTCGAGAACGTCCGAGATCAGGGACTGGATCGTCTCGCGCGCGGCCAGCGCCGCCATGTCGGTGGGCGCCACCGCGCCTTGAACGGCCGCCAGCTTGGCTATCAGGGCCGTCAGCGGATCGTCCGTCTTGAGGAAGGCGTTCATGGCGGCGGAGGAATCGGCGGCCTGTCCGGCCGTGAAGGTCTCGTCCGAGATGGCCTTCAACTCGGCCATCATGGGCGCGACGTCCTTGAAGCGCTCGCGCCACTCCGGCGTCATCGTCCGCATGACGTCGCTGAGCTTCGTGTCGATCGACTGCCAGTTCTGATCGTATTCAGCGACCGTCGGCTTCAGGAGCTCGGCATCGGCCGTGAAGAAGGAGGTCAGAATATTGCGCCGAACGACTTCCAGGGAGGTCTGCATGTCGTTGACTTCGTCGACCTGACGGAACGGCCGATCGACGAACTTCTGCAACATGGCATTGGTGCTGCCCAGAGACGTGACGCCGAGATAGCCGACGCCACCCATCAACGCGAGGATCGCGCCGAAGCTCGCACCGAGTTTCAGTTTCATGTTCAGACGCATCGGATGACCCAAGGTAAGAAATAACGTTCTGTTCGGATGTTCTCTCTTCCATAAGGTTCTCACGACTTGGTTATGTCTTTGCTAAACGAGAATCGAATCTCGTCGCACCGACCCCACGTTTCAGTCAAAAAAATTCTCAAGGTGGCATGAGAAATATATATTCTCGAAAAATAGAAATGATTACTTACGATATGCTGGCCCTCGGGCGCCTGCCCTCGAAAGAGCCTGGAGAGACCGCCGCCGAGGTCCGATGCGGCCAAGACCCGGCCGGCTTCGCCTTTCTCCGTCGCGCCTCTGCCTGTCCGCCGCGAGGGACGGCAATCGGACGGTTCAGGACGGGGAAGCATTCGAGCATGATATTACCCGTTCTGGCATAATATCCCCGCTAGGTTAGCGATGGAGCCATCGGCTAGGGTCCCGGTCGGAAACACAAAAACGCCGATCGGCAAGCAAACCCCTTCGGCGACCGGATCAAGGGAGCGTCCGCTCATGTCCAAGCCCAGGCTGACCTTCATCGGTGCCGGCTCCACCACCTTCATGAAGAACATCGTCGGCGACATCCTGCAGCGGCCCGCCCTCGGCGGCATCGATATCCGCCTGATGGACATCGACCGCCAGCGGCTGGACGAGAGCGAGATTGTCGCCCGCAAGCTGATCGCGACGCTGGGGGTGAAGGCCAGCGTCGCGACGTTTACCGACCGGCGCGCGGCGCTGGAGGGGGCGAACTTCGTGGTGGTCGCCTTCCAGATCGGCGGCTACGAGCCGGCGACCGTCACCGATTTCGAGGTGCCCAAGCGCTACGGCCTGCGCCAGACCATCGCCGACACGCTGGGGGTCGGCGGCATCATGCGCGGCCTGCGCACCGTGCCCCATCTCTGGGCGATCTGCGCGGACATGACCGAGGTCTGCCCGGACGCGATCCTCCTGCAATACGTCAACCCGATGGCGATCAACACCTGGGCCATCGCGGAGAAATACCCGCACATCCGACAGGTCGGCCTCTGCCATTCCGTGCAGGGCACGGCCTTCGAACTGGCGCGCGACCTCGACATTCCGCTCGGGGAAATTCGCTACCGGGCGGCCGGCATCAACCACATGGCCTTCTATCTCGAGTTCGAACATCGGCAGAAGGACGGGTCCTATATCGATCTCTACCCCGCGCTTCTGGAAGGCTACCGAGCGGGCCGCATCCCTAAGCCCTCGCACTGGAATCCGCGCTGCCCCAACAAGGTGCGCTACGAGATGCTGACGCGGCTCGGCTATTTCGTGACGGAAAGCTCGGAGCATTTCGCCGAATACACGCCCTATTTCATCAAGGAAGGGCGAGAGGATCTGATCGAACGCTACGGCATCCCGCTCGACGAATATCCCAAGCGCTGCGTCGAACAGATCGAGCGCTGGAAAAGCCAGGTCCAGACCTATCGCGCCGCCGAGCGGATCGAGGTGAAGGCCTCGCACGAATACGCCTCCTCGATCGTGAACTCGGTCTGGACCGGCGAGCCCTCGGTGATCTACGGGAACCTGCGCAACAATGGCTGCATCTCCTCGTTGCCGGATGCGGCGGCGGTCGAGGTTCCCTGCCTCGTGGATTCCAGCGGCATCCAGCCGACCCGCATCGGCCGCCTGCCGCCGCAGCTCGCCGCCCTCATGCGCACCAACATCAACGTGCAGGAACTGACGGTCGCTGCGCTGGTGGAGGAAAAGCCGGAACACATCTATCATGCGGCCATGATGGACCCGCACACCGCAGCCGAGCTCGACCTCGACCAGATCTGGCGACTGACCGAGGATTTGCTGCGCGCCCACGGGACCTTCATTCCCGAATGGGCGCGTCCGAAGCCGGACGGCCGCCGCGACGCCGCCTGACGGGTGGCGGCGGAGGCCAACATGGACGAGGCGCTTTTGCGTCGCTTCCGGGCGCAGGGCTCGGCCATGCGCATCGTGACGCTGGCGCGCAGCCGCCACCGCCTGCACACGATGCCGACCTCCACCGGCTACGATCACCTCAGTGACGACGCCGGCTATCGGTGGGACGGGCAGAAGCGCGGCAGCGCGCCCTTCACCGTGCTCCAGCACACGATCTCGGGCGCGGGGCAACTCGTGTTCGAGCGCCGCAGCTTCGAGGTCGGCCCCGGCCAGACCATGCTGGTGCTCATCCCCTCGAACCACGTCTACACCGTGCCCAAGGGCGGGCACTGGGAGTTCTTCTGGATCTCCATGTACGGGGGCGAGGCGCTGCGCGTTCACCGCGCGGTGCAGGAGCATGCCGGGCCGGTCTTCCGGCTGGCGAAGGCGACGGTGGACGCCATTGCCGGAGAATGCCTGAAGCTCACCGAGGGCGGGGGGACGACGCCTGGCGCGGCCTCCGCCCATGCCTATGCCGCGCAGATGGCGCTCTACGACGACATTCTCGGCCCTGGCCGCCCGGCGGCCGACGACGGTGCGGGCACGCGTTGCGCCA
Protein-coding regions in this window:
- a CDS encoding GntR family transcriptional regulator encodes the protein MDAEAGPDGLPEGGPETGKAKGGDALKLRERAYESIIEKLIARDFTPGEFVSQRQLVARTGLPLGAIREIIPRLESEGLLTTVPQRGIQIAHVDLNLIREAFQFRLFLEKEAVAVFTTSASDETLAAIRAEHEAMLGRALARRLTVEEEAEAQAIDWRLHDTFIDALGNSIIAMAYRVNSVKLRLIHHERYRIDGRVVPVMREHLDVLAAIESRNPARAAEAIAAHVNNARRLALTV
- a CDS encoding extracellular solute-binding protein, which gives rise to MTHRTIALSRRQFLAGTAATGAFALAGLRPSFAAGVDWKKHAGTVLEVNLTKNPRGELLRKHQAEFEALTGIKVNAEATPEQQQRQKAVIELTSGKPSFDVIHISFHAQKRQYEKAGWLADLSPFLADASLTDASLTESDFAPAGLSYAKDTNGKIRALPFSVDYWIVYWNKELFAAKNIAFPETFDALLAAAKALTDKSAGTSGFVARGMKNANTPVWTSLMLGFGQQAIGPNGEILADDEKGVEAAKLYQALMTECAPRGVTGFNWAECQSAFLQGKVGMWFDGCGFAAPLENPELSRVVGKVGYSVVPAGPAGRAAPTLGDGIAVTEASAKKEAAYLYCQWAVSKEMGARLFQAGAGVPFRTSVVEDAEVRKGVTMPAEWADAVAGSAKVSQIALPVVIPITEFRDVYGVALTNLLGGADPAAELKKASEQFKPILERSEA
- a CDS encoding carbohydrate ABC transporter permease is translated as MSALVSEAGDSGAAPAASRKRARLRPHYWPFVIPALAVTVAVIVFPWVFTLWMSAHAWRLGGETSFVGWENYARLATDARFWESMGHTLFYTLLSVVAPLVLGTLAAVLFDSKMPLRGVLRAIFVMPMMATPVAIALVWTMMFNPSLGVLNYLLSVVGLPEQSWIYDQATVIPSLVLVETWQWTPLVMLIVLGGLASLPREPYEGAEIDGASGWQKFRYITLPLIAPFMMVAVIIRSIDALKSFDIIYAMTQGGPGTASETINIYLYNVAFSYYDIGYGSAIAVIFFVIIVAMSLVMLHLKQRAKWND
- a CDS encoding carbohydrate ABC transporter permease, whose protein sequence is MKLRRLFNRLALLFCGLVIVSPAVFFFVWMLSLSLKFEIDNGAYPPILIPERLAWGNYTRIFAENDFLLYFWNSVLVTGTATLLALLVGVPAGYGIARLRANKAAIVIMIARMTPGLSFLIPLFLLFQNVGLLGTLWPQIIIHLVVTVPIVIWVMIGYFETTPMELEEAARIDGATSWQVFARVALPIARPGIVVSLILAVIFSWNNFVFGIVLASRETRTLPVAVYNMLSFEQVSWGPLAAAALVVTLPVLVLTLVAQRQIVAGLTAGAVK
- a CDS encoding ABC transporter ATP-binding protein; its protein translation is MASVTIRNVKKSFGSVATIHGVSIDIADGEFVVLVGPSGCGKSTLLRMLAGLEEISGGEILIGSRVVNDLPAKERDIAMVFQNYALYPHMSVAENMGFALKLKNVAKAEIEKRVRPAADILGLSTLLDRFPRQLSGGQRQRVAMGRAIVRDPQVFLFDEPLSNLDAKLRVSMRAEIKNLHGRLGTTTVYVTHDQIEAMTMADKIVVMRDGRVEQVGAPLDLYDRPANTFVAGFIGSPAMNFVQGRVEADGFVTGDGHRLPLPTSLGPVRPGEATYGVRPEHIRIGEGGVPIRIDVVEPTGSEVMVAGRLGDQPISCLFRERLSLRPGETVPIHIEPRSSHLFDQADGRRIGADAAARH
- a CDS encoding acyltransferase family protein — its product is MERAMELDGLRGWAALSVTVYHGFYMAFADAIPGLKNIVTASLFNGALAVMIFFVLSGDALTISVWRSRSYLAIQRSAVKRYPRLTLPILATTALTMMVVNAGWNNVTAASDIMNTRFLRPAPSEAISLGDWLSYALATVYVRPSSGEFATFLWTMKSEMMGSFLLFALLSATLKLRFTKTALALAFLGLFVVNALVCCFFAGALIGHVRHEGGWARLGRTFSFDLGLPLLAAAIFAGGTLALTDPSNRQSMILLAIAVVVGVNLSGAAKSFLSNRLSQFLGRISFLMYLTHYSVIVSLTCGLAVLAAKTGLDTPLAFAIIGTVSVGVSVLLAWAIMPIETLTISVCDRLWAAVKPRLSASTAVPFSP
- a CDS encoding HAMP domain-containing methyl-accepting chemotaxis protein — encoded protein: MKLKLGASFGAILALMGGVGYLGVTSLGSTNAMLQKFVDRPFRQVDEVNDMQTSLEVVRRNILTSFFTADAELLKPTVAEYDQNWQSIDTKLSDVMRTMTPEWRERFKDVAPMMAELKAISDETFTAGQAADSSAAMNAFLKTDDPLTALIAKLAAVQGAVAPTDMAALAARETIQSLISDVLEAQLQMARSLSLSDDAAIGKASERLNVLDAEIRGSLSSLSASGIVPAADMQALQGAWTTLFQPLREATDYGVKNWLTRAKELSDTKQSPLAIAAAQRLNELSDAATETAQTFLKDANADYSVTRLSLLALIAGAIVLGGAAAAWMSFSIARRLGFATKVADKIGSGDLSQRIDVKGSDEISDLLSAMNRMSQNLSRIASDMTGSAGHVATGSMHSATTAEQLSSGSSEQAAASEEASAAIEEMSANIRQNAENASTTERIAVQASVSAQKTGEAVNASVAAMRTIAEKISVVQEIARQTDLLALNAAIEAARAGQHGKGFAVVASEVRKLAERSQAAAAEIGVLSTQSLLTSEEAGQMLDALVPDIQKTSDLVSEISAACREQSIGVDQINQAIQQLDQVTQANAGAANEMSATAGQLSAEAQRLQEAARFFKIAPDAGRAMPEPASAPAPKRPAARAKAPSSSSKSGIVLDLPAPNDDVFDRMSA
- a CDS encoding alpha-glucosidase/alpha-galactosidase translates to MSKPRLTFIGAGSTTFMKNIVGDILQRPALGGIDIRLMDIDRQRLDESEIVARKLIATLGVKASVATFTDRRAALEGANFVVVAFQIGGYEPATVTDFEVPKRYGLRQTIADTLGVGGIMRGLRTVPHLWAICADMTEVCPDAILLQYVNPMAINTWAIAEKYPHIRQVGLCHSVQGTAFELARDLDIPLGEIRYRAAGINHMAFYLEFEHRQKDGSYIDLYPALLEGYRAGRIPKPSHWNPRCPNKVRYEMLTRLGYFVTESSEHFAEYTPYFIKEGREDLIERYGIPLDEYPKRCVEQIERWKSQVQTYRAAERIEVKASHEYASSIVNSVWTGEPSVIYGNLRNNGCISSLPDAAAVEVPCLVDSSGIQPTRIGRLPPQLAALMRTNINVQELTVAALVEEKPEHIYHAAMMDPHTAAELDLDQIWRLTEDLLRAHGTFIPEWARPKPDGRRDAA
- a CDS encoding AraC family transcriptional regulator; protein product: MDEALLRRFRAQGSAMRIVTLARSRHRLHTMPTSTGYDHLSDDAGYRWDGQKRGSAPFTVLQHTISGAGQLVFERRSFEVGPGQTMLVLIPSNHVYTVPKGGHWEFFWISMYGGEALRVHRAVQEHAGPVFRLAKATVDAIAGECLKLTEGGGTTPGAASAHAYAAQMALYDDILGPGRPAADDGAGTRCAMELVKAHVRDHLTARLSVDDLAHLAGFSRAHFTRLFTAAEGISPGEFVLNERMRRAARLLASGEQPVKAIAIDCGFDDPNYFAKAFRRAYGTSPSDFRTSGMYAVNAASAG